One stretch of Juglans microcarpa x Juglans regia isolate MS1-56 chromosome 3D, Jm3101_v1.0, whole genome shotgun sequence DNA includes these proteins:
- the LOC121254815 gene encoding protein indeterminate-domain 5, chloroplastic produces the protein MAASSSSAPFFGIREEDQNQMKQQHSSTPASSTAPAAPPQKKKRNQPGTPYPDAEVIALSPKTLMATNRFICEVCNKGFQREQNLQLHRRGHNLPWKLKQKTTKEPKRKVYLCPEPTCVHHDPSRALGDLTGIKKHYSRKHGEKKWKCEKCSKRYAVQSDWKAHSKTCGTREYRCDCGTLFSRRDSFITHRAFCDALAQETARNPPSLSPTMGSHLYGSSNMGIGLSQVGPQISSIQDQNNSQSSEILRLVGARPGQFDHLLPPGVGSSFRSPQPPLPSSAFFMQPDSNQNYHQEHQSSQGFLPNKSFNGLMQFSNFQNSTTSTSPTASNLFNLNFLSNSSTTNSSSNANNNNNNNSSLPSSGLLIPDHFENQDGTGVGGEGSNIYSGNVMADQITSGVPSLYGSSVRSNKNAMPPMSATALLQKAAQMGSTSSKNSASLLRTFGSSSSGGNKSDNKPLVPGSLSSMFGENENHLQDLMNSFASGNSSIFGSGSGGLGTFGGYDANRTNVEHMDEPKLHQNPTMSVGGSDRLTRDFLGVGQVVRSMSGVSQREQQQQQHQHQHQQQQQHGMDVMSSLDSDRNTAPSSQSFGGGGNFQ, from the exons ATGGCGGCTTCTTCTTCATCGGCACCCTTCTTTGGAATTAGAGAAGAGGATCAGAACCAGATGAAACAACAGCATTCCTCTACTCCAGCTTCATCTACAGCTCCAGCCGCACCACCccagaagaaaaagagaaatcaaCCAGGAACACCAT ATCCAGATGCGGAGGTAATCGCACTATCTCCCAAGACCCTAATGGCAACAAACAGGTTCATATGCGAGGTATGCAACAAAGGGTTCCAAAGGGAGCAAAATCTACAGCTCCACAGAAGAGGACACAACCTGCCTTGGAAGCTAAAGCAGAAGACTACAAAAGAACCAAAACGAAAGGTTTATCTGTGTCCCGAGCCCACATGCGTACACCACGACCCGTCCAGGGCTCTCGGCGACCTCACAGGCATCAAAAAGCACTACTCTAGAAAGCATGGCGAGAAGAAATGGAAGTGCGAGAAGTGCTCCAAGAGATATGCTGTGCAGTCCGATTGGAAGGCTCATTCGAAGACCTGCGGCACTAGAGAATACAGATGCGACTGTGGCACTCTCTTCTCTAG GCGGGACAGCTTTATCACTCACAGGGCTTTCTGCGATGCATTGGCTCAAGAAACTGCTAGAAACCCTCCCAGTTTGAGCCCTACAATGGGCAGCCATTTGTACGGAAGCAGCAACATGGGTATAGGGTTATCTCAAGTGGGTCCTCAAATTTCCTCAATACAAGACCAGAACAACAGCCAATCCAGTGAAATACTTCGACTCGTTGGTGCCAGGCCAGGTCAATTCGATCATCTCCTTCCCCCTGGGGTTGGTTCATCCTTCCGATCACCACAGCCGCCCTTGCCTTCTTCTGCTTTCTTCATGCAGCCGGATTCGAACCAGAACTATCATCAAGAACACCAATCCTCACAAGGGTTTTTGCCAAACAAATCGTTCAATGGATTAATGCAGTTCTCTAATTTTCAAAACAGCACAACCAGCACCTCTCCAACTGCAAGCAATCTCTTTAACCTCAACTTCCTTTCCAATAGCAGTACTACAAATAGCAGCAGCAATGccaacaataacaacaacaacaatagcaGTCTTCCGTCTTCAGGTTTGCTAATTCCTGATCATTTCGAGAATCAAGATGGCACTGGTGTTGGAGGGGAAGGATCCAATATCTATTCAGGTAACGTAATGGCTGATCAAATCACTTCAGGCGTCCCTTCTCTCTATGGCTCATCGGTTCGAAGCAACAAAAATGCCATGCCACCTATGTCTGCAACTGCACTGCTCCAAAAGGCTGCACAAATGGGTTCAACATCTAGCAAGAATAGTGCCTCATTGCTAAGAACCTTCGGAAGCTCTTCCTCAGGTGGCAACAAATCTGATAATAAGCCGCTTGTTCCCGGCAGCTTAAGCAGCATGTTTGGCGAAAATGAGAATCACCTCCAAGATCTAATGAATTCCTTTGCCAGTGGAAACTCCTCCATTTTCGGAAGTGGGTCTGGAGGGCTCGGTACATTTGGTGGGTACGATGCAAACAGGACCAATGTAGAACACATGGACGAACCGAAACTGCACCAAAATCCCACAATGAGTGTTGGTGGGTCAGATAGGTTAACCAGGGATTTTCTTGGGGTAGGACAGGTAGTGAGAAGCATGAGCGGAGTTTCTCAGAGAgagcagcaacaacaacaacaccagcaccagcaccagcagcaacaacaacatgGCATGGACGTCATGAGTTCCTTGGACTCAGACAGAAATACTGCGCCGTCAAGCCAATCTTTCGGAGGTGGAGGGAATTTTCAGTGA